One part of the Magallana gigas chromosome 5, xbMagGiga1.1, whole genome shotgun sequence genome encodes these proteins:
- the LOC105343394 gene encoding dentin sialophosphoprotein isoform X4 — protein sequence MSVIVKVFVLPQPFKNHAKAATVLCAIGIGFGIGSYLLYKLYCRLFPSDPKDREPVYTADKSCQRDQSNDADVEENEMGNSGSNETVPVRYDAVNGVQFGSCRTRNQATSPILVRQRRPTKHQRSHRRSSDDDETRLLNPHEDSSSRVQEDLVDRLIHSASDISAAEPNSGSLKGNLSLKSLYERNYKYGFDEHFQSSKAHLYDSSGDSLQIDVSSSQDLLTVSSVLLTPPSDDDRNNQNQEKLAGEQKPSVKFSENIPDLISNLSATDCKDLIGDEINVADQSACVWQTTDSSNHTSPFHSSGSAKLFSNYTTDISGNLSVDDDEIDSSPLHRAKCPDGQFRQTLLQRLHEINTSSTSTSLNSSPDASPCRYARSNSCERQESLSGLSENEIFTESAEVGQSTGEYFEKIEHEVDDIVDEFADLTAKLDELKQLAAKHSSEDDMEYTPSDPLAKKACEFVEKAREKFHRSQSDTSLSESAVDTDGIDLSWDSEGQSQLKSLMKRVNSLPSKMVTESQGSYNNVDASDSEDKERKISTSDGAIIFLSDNFEACDKLLIGDSDVYSDQMDQGQTTLDELDTDSAFDMDPVELVSSREFSPGSLNIGPKQDILEYCKAEWRGQTKRASIMQKAYQEIPSLIECRHLHQVRGDNYCAIRGTLLQCFIQNINVLSKWNSAESVINRLQTLYRNPNSGLSQWTFAHRLPFNKKDKLPTMSECVQCLFAKFSECQSLSTNEERNSWPVNLLNLDTKVDLQCMEAIKLLMFLEAHSLYEASQKGDDVPVFVWLLFARDTSENPESLLKNHINPVGDSGGLEQIEMILLGHTLEVTIKVLRLQQYGEEDFVTYYPDDRRESWPLIVLIAEDDRHYNAPVV from the exons GTACAAACTCTACTGTCGCCTGTTTCCGTCGGACCCCAAGGACAGGGAACCAGTCTACACCGCAGACAAGTCCTGCCAGCGCGACCAAAGTAATGAT GCAGATGTTGAGGAGAATGAGATGGGAAACTCTGGCTCCAATGAGACGGTGCCAGTTCGCTATGATGCAGTAAATGGTGTGCAGTTTGGCAGCTGTCGTACCAGAAACCAGGCGACCAGTCCCATACTTGTCCGACAGCGGAGGCCAACAAAACACCAGCGATCCCACAGGAGAAGTTCCGATGACGACGAAACTCGTCTTCTGAATCCTCATGAGGACAGCTCCTCACGTGTTCAGGAGGACTTGGTAGATAGACTAATTCACAGTGCATCTGACATTAGTGCCGCAGAACCGAATAGCGGGTCACTGAAGGGAAATCTCAGTCTTAAGTCTTTGTATGAAAGGAACTATAAATACGGCTTCGATGAGCATTTCCAGTCGAGCAAGGCGCACCTGTACGATTCTTCTGGCGACAGTTTACAGATAGATGTGTCTAGTTCTCAGGATCTTTTGACTGTCAGCAGTGTTTTATTGACTCCCCCATCAGATGATGACCGAAACAATCAAAACCAGGAAAAACTTGCAGGTGAACAAAAACCTTCtgtgaaattttcagagaacaTTCCAGATCTTATTTCAAATCTATCTGCAACTGACTGTAAGGATTTAATTGGTGATGAAATTAATGTCGCTGACCAGTCGGCTTGTGTTTGGCAAACTACAGACAGTTCAAACCATACCTCACCTTTTCACTCCAGTGGAAGTGCAAAACTCTTTAGTAACTACACAACAGATATATCAGGAAATTTAAGTGTTGATGACGACGAGATAGATTCCTCGCCTCTACACAGAGCCAAATGCCCTGATGGTCAATTCAGACAAACACTTCTCCAAAGACTTCATGAAATTAACACATCTAGTACATCAACTTCTTTAAATTCCTCTCCGGATGCATCACCTTGTAGATATGCAAGGAGTAACAGTTGTGAGAGACAAGAAAGTTTGTCGGGTTTGagtgaaaatgaaatttttacagAATCTGCTGAAGTAGGCCAATCAACGggagaatattttgaaaagattgaACACGAAGTAGATGATATTGTTGATGAATTCGCTGATTTAACTGCAAAACTTGATGAACTGAAACAGTTAGCAGCAAAACATTCCAGCGAGGACGATATGGAGTACACGCCTAGTGATCCGCTTGCCAAAAAGGCCTGTGAATTTGTGGAGAAAGCTAGAGAGAAATTTCATCGCTCGCAAAGCGACACATCTCTCAGCGAAAGTGCAGTTGACACTGATGGCATTGACCTTTCTTGGGACAGCGAAGGTCAAAGTCAGTTAAAGTCTCTGATGAAACGCGTCAACAGTCTTCCGTCAAAAATGGTGACTGAATCTCAGGGATCTTACAATAATGTAGATGCCTCAGACTCTGAAGACAAAGAAAGAAAGATTTCCACGTCAGATGGTgctattatttttttgtctgaCAATTTCGAAGCGTGTGATAAACTTCTGATTGGTGACAGTGACGTCTACAGTGATCAGATGGATCAGGGACAGACAACTCTAGATGAACTGGATACAGACAGTGCCTTTGATATGGATCCAGTGGAGTTGGTTTCATCCAGAGAATTTTCTCCAG GATCTCTGAATATCGGACCAAAGCAAGACATTCTAGAGTACTGCAAGGCAGAATGGCGGGGACAGACCAAAAGAGCCAGCATCATGCAGAAG GCGTATCAGGAGATTCCAAGCCTCATTGAGTGCAGACACCTCCACCAAGTCAGGGGAGACAATTACTGTGCGATCAGGGGCACGCTCCTTCAGTGCTTTATACAGAACATTAATGTGTTATCCAAGTGGAACAGTGCCGAGTCTGTGATCAATCGGTTACAGACTCTCTATAGAAATCCAAACTCAGGACTCTCACAGTGGACTTTTGCCCACAGACTTCCCTTTAACAAGAAGGATAAATTACCGACCATGTCTGAATGTGTTCAGTGTCTGTTtgcaaag TTTTCTGAATGTCAAAGTCTTTCAACCAATGAGGAGAGGAACAGCTGGCCTGTTAACCTTTTGAACCTTGACACCAAAGTGGACCTCCAGTGTATGGAGGCCATCAAACTGCTGATGTTCCTGGAGGCCCACTCTCTGTACGAGGCTAGTCAGAAAGGGGATGACGTCCCTGTGTTTGTTTGGCTGCTGTTTGCCAGGGACACTTCAGAGAACCCAGAGTCTCTACTCAAGAACCACATCAACCCTGTGGGAGATTCAGGGGGACTGGAGCAG ATAGAGATGATCTTACTGGGTCACACGTTAGAAGTAACAATCAAGGTCCTGCGACTCCAGCAGTACGGGGAGGAAGACTTTGTCACCTACTACCCTGATGACAGGAGAGAGTCCTGGCCCCTCATTGTCCTGATTGCTGAGGATGACCGGCATTACAATGCACCTGTTGTTTAA
- the LOC105343394 gene encoding dentin sialophosphoprotein isoform X6 — protein sequence MGNSGSNETVPVRYDAVNGVQFGSCRTRNQATSPILVRQRRPTKHQRSHRRSSDDDETRLLNPHEDSSSRVQEDLVDRLIHSASDISAAEPNSGSLKGNLSLKSLYERNYKYGFDEHFQSSKAHLYDSSGDSLQIDVSSSQDLLTVSSVLLTPPSDDDRNNQNQEKLAGEQKPSVKFSENIPDLISNLSATDCKDLIGDEINVADQSACVWQTTDSSNHTSPFHSSGSAKLFSNYTTDISGNLSVDDDEIDSSPLHRAKCPDGQFRQTLLQRLHEINTSSTSTSLNSSPDASPCRYARSNSCERQESLSGLSENEIFTESAEVGQSTGEYFEKIEHEVDDIVDEFADLTAKLDELKQLAAKHSSEDDMEYTPSDPLAKKACEFVEKAREKFHRSQSDTSLSESAVDTDGIDLSWDSEGQSQLKSLMKRVNSLPSKMVTESQGSYNNVDASDSEDKERKISTSDGAIIFLSDNFEACDKLLIGDSDVYSDQMDQGQTTLDELDTDSAFDMDPVELVSSREFSPGSLNIGPKQDILEYCKAEWRGQTKRASIMQKAYQEIPSLIECRHLHQVRGDNYCAIRGTLLQCFIQNINVLSKWNSAESVINRLQTLYRNPNSGLSQWTFAHRLPFNKKDKLPTMSECVQCLFAKFSECQSLSTNEERNSWPVNLLNLDTKVDLQCMEAIKLLMFLEAHSLYEASQKGDDVPVFVWLLFARDTSENPESLLKNHINPVGDSGGLEQIEMILLGHTLEVTIKVLRLQQYGEEDFVTYYPDDRRESWPLIVLIAEDDRHYNAPVV from the exons ATGGGAAACTCTGGCTCCAATGAGACGGTGCCAGTTCGCTATGATGCAGTAAATGGTGTGCAGTTTGGCAGCTGTCGTACCAGAAACCAGGCGACCAGTCCCATACTTGTCCGACAGCGGAGGCCAACAAAACACCAGCGATCCCACAGGAGAAGTTCCGATGACGACGAAACTCGTCTTCTGAATCCTCATGAGGACAGCTCCTCACGTGTTCAGGAGGACTTGGTAGATAGACTAATTCACAGTGCATCTGACATTAGTGCCGCAGAACCGAATAGCGGGTCACTGAAGGGAAATCTCAGTCTTAAGTCTTTGTATGAAAGGAACTATAAATACGGCTTCGATGAGCATTTCCAGTCGAGCAAGGCGCACCTGTACGATTCTTCTGGCGACAGTTTACAGATAGATGTGTCTAGTTCTCAGGATCTTTTGACTGTCAGCAGTGTTTTATTGACTCCCCCATCAGATGATGACCGAAACAATCAAAACCAGGAAAAACTTGCAGGTGAACAAAAACCTTCtgtgaaattttcagagaacaTTCCAGATCTTATTTCAAATCTATCTGCAACTGACTGTAAGGATTTAATTGGTGATGAAATTAATGTCGCTGACCAGTCGGCTTGTGTTTGGCAAACTACAGACAGTTCAAACCATACCTCACCTTTTCACTCCAGTGGAAGTGCAAAACTCTTTAGTAACTACACAACAGATATATCAGGAAATTTAAGTGTTGATGACGACGAGATAGATTCCTCGCCTCTACACAGAGCCAAATGCCCTGATGGTCAATTCAGACAAACACTTCTCCAAAGACTTCATGAAATTAACACATCTAGTACATCAACTTCTTTAAATTCCTCTCCGGATGCATCACCTTGTAGATATGCAAGGAGTAACAGTTGTGAGAGACAAGAAAGTTTGTCGGGTTTGagtgaaaatgaaatttttacagAATCTGCTGAAGTAGGCCAATCAACGggagaatattttgaaaagattgaACACGAAGTAGATGATATTGTTGATGAATTCGCTGATTTAACTGCAAAACTTGATGAACTGAAACAGTTAGCAGCAAAACATTCCAGCGAGGACGATATGGAGTACACGCCTAGTGATCCGCTTGCCAAAAAGGCCTGTGAATTTGTGGAGAAAGCTAGAGAGAAATTTCATCGCTCGCAAAGCGACACATCTCTCAGCGAAAGTGCAGTTGACACTGATGGCATTGACCTTTCTTGGGACAGCGAAGGTCAAAGTCAGTTAAAGTCTCTGATGAAACGCGTCAACAGTCTTCCGTCAAAAATGGTGACTGAATCTCAGGGATCTTACAATAATGTAGATGCCTCAGACTCTGAAGACAAAGAAAGAAAGATTTCCACGTCAGATGGTgctattatttttttgtctgaCAATTTCGAAGCGTGTGATAAACTTCTGATTGGTGACAGTGACGTCTACAGTGATCAGATGGATCAGGGACAGACAACTCTAGATGAACTGGATACAGACAGTGCCTTTGATATGGATCCAGTGGAGTTGGTTTCATCCAGAGAATTTTCTCCAG GATCTCTGAATATCGGACCAAAGCAAGACATTCTAGAGTACTGCAAGGCAGAATGGCGGGGACAGACCAAAAGAGCCAGCATCATGCAGAAG GCGTATCAGGAGATTCCAAGCCTCATTGAGTGCAGACACCTCCACCAAGTCAGGGGAGACAATTACTGTGCGATCAGGGGCACGCTCCTTCAGTGCTTTATACAGAACATTAATGTGTTATCCAAGTGGAACAGTGCCGAGTCTGTGATCAATCGGTTACAGACTCTCTATAGAAATCCAAACTCAGGACTCTCACAGTGGACTTTTGCCCACAGACTTCCCTTTAACAAGAAGGATAAATTACCGACCATGTCTGAATGTGTTCAGTGTCTGTTtgcaaag TTTTCTGAATGTCAAAGTCTTTCAACCAATGAGGAGAGGAACAGCTGGCCTGTTAACCTTTTGAACCTTGACACCAAAGTGGACCTCCAGTGTATGGAGGCCATCAAACTGCTGATGTTCCTGGAGGCCCACTCTCTGTACGAGGCTAGTCAGAAAGGGGATGACGTCCCTGTGTTTGTTTGGCTGCTGTTTGCCAGGGACACTTCAGAGAACCCAGAGTCTCTACTCAAGAACCACATCAACCCTGTGGGAGATTCAGGGGGACTGGAGCAG ATAGAGATGATCTTACTGGGTCACACGTTAGAAGTAACAATCAAGGTCCTGCGACTCCAGCAGTACGGGGAGGAAGACTTTGTCACCTACTACCCTGATGACAGGAGAGAGTCCTGGCCCCTCATTGTCCTGATTGCTGAGGATGACCGGCATTACAATGCACCTGTTGTTTAA
- the LOC105343394 gene encoding dentin sialophosphoprotein isoform X2, protein MERYGPHKWPPLPKLRVNVPPPPAPRNLESLADVCQEIFQLASDIALGQKKVVLCCSLGGQGISLDLCGAKAATVLCAIGIGFGIGSYLLYKLYCRLFPSDPKDREPVYTADKSCQRDQSNDADVEENEMGNSGSNETVPVRYDAVNGVQFGSCRTRNQATSPILVRQRRPTKHQRSHRRSSDDDETRLLNPHEDSSSRVQEDLVDRLIHSASDISAAEPNSGSLKGNLSLKSLYERNYKYGFDEHFQSSKAHLYDSSGDSLQIDVSSSQDLLTVSSVLLTPPSDDDRNNQNQEKLAGEQKPSVKFSENIPDLISNLSATDCKDLIGDEINVADQSACVWQTTDSSNHTSPFHSSGSAKLFSNYTTDISGNLSVDDDEIDSSPLHRAKCPDGQFRQTLLQRLHEINTSSTSTSLNSSPDASPCRYARSNSCERQESLSGLSENEIFTESAEVGQSTGEYFEKIEHEVDDIVDEFADLTAKLDELKQLAAKHSSEDDMEYTPSDPLAKKACEFVEKAREKFHRSQSDTSLSESAVDTDGIDLSWDSEGQSQLKSLMKRVNSLPSKMVTESQGSYNNVDASDSEDKERKISTSDGAIIFLSDNFEACDKLLIGDSDVYSDQMDQGQTTLDELDTDSAFDMDPVELVSSREFSPGSLNIGPKQDILEYCKAEWRGQTKRASIMQKAYQEIPSLIECRHLHQVRGDNYCAIRGTLLQCFIQNINVLSKWNSAESVINRLQTLYRNPNSGLSQWTFAHRLPFNKKDKLPTMSECVQCLFAKFSECQSLSTNEERNSWPVNLLNLDTKVDLQCMEAIKLLMFLEAHSLYEASQKGDDVPVFVWLLFARDTSENPESLLKNHINPVGDSGGLEQIEMILLGHTLEVTIKVLRLQQYGEEDFVTYYPDDRRESWPLIVLIAEDDRHYNAPVV, encoded by the exons GTACAAACTCTACTGTCGCCTGTTTCCGTCGGACCCCAAGGACAGGGAACCAGTCTACACCGCAGACAAGTCCTGCCAGCGCGACCAAAGTAATGAT GCAGATGTTGAGGAGAATGAGATGGGAAACTCTGGCTCCAATGAGACGGTGCCAGTTCGCTATGATGCAGTAAATGGTGTGCAGTTTGGCAGCTGTCGTACCAGAAACCAGGCGACCAGTCCCATACTTGTCCGACAGCGGAGGCCAACAAAACACCAGCGATCCCACAGGAGAAGTTCCGATGACGACGAAACTCGTCTTCTGAATCCTCATGAGGACAGCTCCTCACGTGTTCAGGAGGACTTGGTAGATAGACTAATTCACAGTGCATCTGACATTAGTGCCGCAGAACCGAATAGCGGGTCACTGAAGGGAAATCTCAGTCTTAAGTCTTTGTATGAAAGGAACTATAAATACGGCTTCGATGAGCATTTCCAGTCGAGCAAGGCGCACCTGTACGATTCTTCTGGCGACAGTTTACAGATAGATGTGTCTAGTTCTCAGGATCTTTTGACTGTCAGCAGTGTTTTATTGACTCCCCCATCAGATGATGACCGAAACAATCAAAACCAGGAAAAACTTGCAGGTGAACAAAAACCTTCtgtgaaattttcagagaacaTTCCAGATCTTATTTCAAATCTATCTGCAACTGACTGTAAGGATTTAATTGGTGATGAAATTAATGTCGCTGACCAGTCGGCTTGTGTTTGGCAAACTACAGACAGTTCAAACCATACCTCACCTTTTCACTCCAGTGGAAGTGCAAAACTCTTTAGTAACTACACAACAGATATATCAGGAAATTTAAGTGTTGATGACGACGAGATAGATTCCTCGCCTCTACACAGAGCCAAATGCCCTGATGGTCAATTCAGACAAACACTTCTCCAAAGACTTCATGAAATTAACACATCTAGTACATCAACTTCTTTAAATTCCTCTCCGGATGCATCACCTTGTAGATATGCAAGGAGTAACAGTTGTGAGAGACAAGAAAGTTTGTCGGGTTTGagtgaaaatgaaatttttacagAATCTGCTGAAGTAGGCCAATCAACGggagaatattttgaaaagattgaACACGAAGTAGATGATATTGTTGATGAATTCGCTGATTTAACTGCAAAACTTGATGAACTGAAACAGTTAGCAGCAAAACATTCCAGCGAGGACGATATGGAGTACACGCCTAGTGATCCGCTTGCCAAAAAGGCCTGTGAATTTGTGGAGAAAGCTAGAGAGAAATTTCATCGCTCGCAAAGCGACACATCTCTCAGCGAAAGTGCAGTTGACACTGATGGCATTGACCTTTCTTGGGACAGCGAAGGTCAAAGTCAGTTAAAGTCTCTGATGAAACGCGTCAACAGTCTTCCGTCAAAAATGGTGACTGAATCTCAGGGATCTTACAATAATGTAGATGCCTCAGACTCTGAAGACAAAGAAAGAAAGATTTCCACGTCAGATGGTgctattatttttttgtctgaCAATTTCGAAGCGTGTGATAAACTTCTGATTGGTGACAGTGACGTCTACAGTGATCAGATGGATCAGGGACAGACAACTCTAGATGAACTGGATACAGACAGTGCCTTTGATATGGATCCAGTGGAGTTGGTTTCATCCAGAGAATTTTCTCCAG GATCTCTGAATATCGGACCAAAGCAAGACATTCTAGAGTACTGCAAGGCAGAATGGCGGGGACAGACCAAAAGAGCCAGCATCATGCAGAAG GCGTATCAGGAGATTCCAAGCCTCATTGAGTGCAGACACCTCCACCAAGTCAGGGGAGACAATTACTGTGCGATCAGGGGCACGCTCCTTCAGTGCTTTATACAGAACATTAATGTGTTATCCAAGTGGAACAGTGCCGAGTCTGTGATCAATCGGTTACAGACTCTCTATAGAAATCCAAACTCAGGACTCTCACAGTGGACTTTTGCCCACAGACTTCCCTTTAACAAGAAGGATAAATTACCGACCATGTCTGAATGTGTTCAGTGTCTGTTtgcaaag TTTTCTGAATGTCAAAGTCTTTCAACCAATGAGGAGAGGAACAGCTGGCCTGTTAACCTTTTGAACCTTGACACCAAAGTGGACCTCCAGTGTATGGAGGCCATCAAACTGCTGATGTTCCTGGAGGCCCACTCTCTGTACGAGGCTAGTCAGAAAGGGGATGACGTCCCTGTGTTTGTTTGGCTGCTGTTTGCCAGGGACACTTCAGAGAACCCAGAGTCTCTACTCAAGAACCACATCAACCCTGTGGGAGATTCAGGGGGACTGGAGCAG ATAGAGATGATCTTACTGGGTCACACGTTAGAAGTAACAATCAAGGTCCTGCGACTCCAGCAGTACGGGGAGGAAGACTTTGTCACCTACTACCCTGATGACAGGAGAGAGTCCTGGCCCCTCATTGTCCTGATTGCTGAGGATGACCGGCATTACAATGCACCTGTTGTTTAA
- the LOC105343394 gene encoding dentin sialophosphoprotein isoform X5, giving the protein MMRKCLKNVIKSIIAKAATVLCAIGIGFGIGSYLLYKLYCRLFPSDPKDREPVYTADKSCQRDQSNDADVEENEMGNSGSNETVPVRYDAVNGVQFGSCRTRNQATSPILVRQRRPTKHQRSHRRSSDDDETRLLNPHEDSSSRVQEDLVDRLIHSASDISAAEPNSGSLKGNLSLKSLYERNYKYGFDEHFQSSKAHLYDSSGDSLQIDVSSSQDLLTVSSVLLTPPSDDDRNNQNQEKLAGEQKPSVKFSENIPDLISNLSATDCKDLIGDEINVADQSACVWQTTDSSNHTSPFHSSGSAKLFSNYTTDISGNLSVDDDEIDSSPLHRAKCPDGQFRQTLLQRLHEINTSSTSTSLNSSPDASPCRYARSNSCERQESLSGLSENEIFTESAEVGQSTGEYFEKIEHEVDDIVDEFADLTAKLDELKQLAAKHSSEDDMEYTPSDPLAKKACEFVEKAREKFHRSQSDTSLSESAVDTDGIDLSWDSEGQSQLKSLMKRVNSLPSKMVTESQGSYNNVDASDSEDKERKISTSDGAIIFLSDNFEACDKLLIGDSDVYSDQMDQGQTTLDELDTDSAFDMDPVELVSSREFSPGSLNIGPKQDILEYCKAEWRGQTKRASIMQKAYQEIPSLIECRHLHQVRGDNYCAIRGTLLQCFIQNINVLSKWNSAESVINRLQTLYRNPNSGLSQWTFAHRLPFNKKDKLPTMSECVQCLFAKFSECQSLSTNEERNSWPVNLLNLDTKVDLQCMEAIKLLMFLEAHSLYEASQKGDDVPVFVWLLFARDTSENPESLLKNHINPVGDSGGLEQIEMILLGHTLEVTIKVLRLQQYGEEDFVTYYPDDRRESWPLIVLIAEDDRHYNAPVV; this is encoded by the exons GTACAAACTCTACTGTCGCCTGTTTCCGTCGGACCCCAAGGACAGGGAACCAGTCTACACCGCAGACAAGTCCTGCCAGCGCGACCAAAGTAATGAT GCAGATGTTGAGGAGAATGAGATGGGAAACTCTGGCTCCAATGAGACGGTGCCAGTTCGCTATGATGCAGTAAATGGTGTGCAGTTTGGCAGCTGTCGTACCAGAAACCAGGCGACCAGTCCCATACTTGTCCGACAGCGGAGGCCAACAAAACACCAGCGATCCCACAGGAGAAGTTCCGATGACGACGAAACTCGTCTTCTGAATCCTCATGAGGACAGCTCCTCACGTGTTCAGGAGGACTTGGTAGATAGACTAATTCACAGTGCATCTGACATTAGTGCCGCAGAACCGAATAGCGGGTCACTGAAGGGAAATCTCAGTCTTAAGTCTTTGTATGAAAGGAACTATAAATACGGCTTCGATGAGCATTTCCAGTCGAGCAAGGCGCACCTGTACGATTCTTCTGGCGACAGTTTACAGATAGATGTGTCTAGTTCTCAGGATCTTTTGACTGTCAGCAGTGTTTTATTGACTCCCCCATCAGATGATGACCGAAACAATCAAAACCAGGAAAAACTTGCAGGTGAACAAAAACCTTCtgtgaaattttcagagaacaTTCCAGATCTTATTTCAAATCTATCTGCAACTGACTGTAAGGATTTAATTGGTGATGAAATTAATGTCGCTGACCAGTCGGCTTGTGTTTGGCAAACTACAGACAGTTCAAACCATACCTCACCTTTTCACTCCAGTGGAAGTGCAAAACTCTTTAGTAACTACACAACAGATATATCAGGAAATTTAAGTGTTGATGACGACGAGATAGATTCCTCGCCTCTACACAGAGCCAAATGCCCTGATGGTCAATTCAGACAAACACTTCTCCAAAGACTTCATGAAATTAACACATCTAGTACATCAACTTCTTTAAATTCCTCTCCGGATGCATCACCTTGTAGATATGCAAGGAGTAACAGTTGTGAGAGACAAGAAAGTTTGTCGGGTTTGagtgaaaatgaaatttttacagAATCTGCTGAAGTAGGCCAATCAACGggagaatattttgaaaagattgaACACGAAGTAGATGATATTGTTGATGAATTCGCTGATTTAACTGCAAAACTTGATGAACTGAAACAGTTAGCAGCAAAACATTCCAGCGAGGACGATATGGAGTACACGCCTAGTGATCCGCTTGCCAAAAAGGCCTGTGAATTTGTGGAGAAAGCTAGAGAGAAATTTCATCGCTCGCAAAGCGACACATCTCTCAGCGAAAGTGCAGTTGACACTGATGGCATTGACCTTTCTTGGGACAGCGAAGGTCAAAGTCAGTTAAAGTCTCTGATGAAACGCGTCAACAGTCTTCCGTCAAAAATGGTGACTGAATCTCAGGGATCTTACAATAATGTAGATGCCTCAGACTCTGAAGACAAAGAAAGAAAGATTTCCACGTCAGATGGTgctattatttttttgtctgaCAATTTCGAAGCGTGTGATAAACTTCTGATTGGTGACAGTGACGTCTACAGTGATCAGATGGATCAGGGACAGACAACTCTAGATGAACTGGATACAGACAGTGCCTTTGATATGGATCCAGTGGAGTTGGTTTCATCCAGAGAATTTTCTCCAG GATCTCTGAATATCGGACCAAAGCAAGACATTCTAGAGTACTGCAAGGCAGAATGGCGGGGACAGACCAAAAGAGCCAGCATCATGCAGAAG GCGTATCAGGAGATTCCAAGCCTCATTGAGTGCAGACACCTCCACCAAGTCAGGGGAGACAATTACTGTGCGATCAGGGGCACGCTCCTTCAGTGCTTTATACAGAACATTAATGTGTTATCCAAGTGGAACAGTGCCGAGTCTGTGATCAATCGGTTACAGACTCTCTATAGAAATCCAAACTCAGGACTCTCACAGTGGACTTTTGCCCACAGACTTCCCTTTAACAAGAAGGATAAATTACCGACCATGTCTGAATGTGTTCAGTGTCTGTTtgcaaag TTTTCTGAATGTCAAAGTCTTTCAACCAATGAGGAGAGGAACAGCTGGCCTGTTAACCTTTTGAACCTTGACACCAAAGTGGACCTCCAGTGTATGGAGGCCATCAAACTGCTGATGTTCCTGGAGGCCCACTCTCTGTACGAGGCTAGTCAGAAAGGGGATGACGTCCCTGTGTTTGTTTGGCTGCTGTTTGCCAGGGACACTTCAGAGAACCCAGAGTCTCTACTCAAGAACCACATCAACCCTGTGGGAGATTCAGGGGGACTGGAGCAG ATAGAGATGATCTTACTGGGTCACACGTTAGAAGTAACAATCAAGGTCCTGCGACTCCAGCAGTACGGGGAGGAAGACTTTGTCACCTACTACCCTGATGACAGGAGAGAGTCCTGGCCCCTCATTGTCCTGATTGCTGAGGATGACCGGCATTACAATGCACCTGTTGTTTAA